A single region of the Gephyromycinifex aptenodytis genome encodes:
- a CDS encoding citrate synthase: MTTHDAVLRTKDKEVPLPLVQATQGNNGYDISALLSESGDTTYDMGFANTAACRSAITYIDGDAGILRYRGYPIEQLAENSTFMETSYLVLYGELPTASELEVFERRIRRSTLLDERMRDLFRCFPRRSHPMPVLSAGVMALSTFLADTTSTTDEEQIDRATIALIAKLPTLAAYGYKNSMGQPFLYPDNSLGYVENFLRLSFGFPTEDYELDPKIVSALDTLLILHADHEQNCSTSTVRLVGSAQANLYSSVAAGINALSGPLHGGANQQVVEMLGRIRDSGGDVDQFVRDVKDKKSGIKLMGFGHRVYKNYDPRAAIIKKHADEILKNHDQQDELLDIALSLEEYALNDEYFKERKLYPNVDFYTGLIYQAMGFPDNMFTVLFALGRLPGWIAQWREMNADAGKIGRPRQIYIGETERDYIPVEQRS; encoded by the coding sequence ATGACCACACATGACGCGGTGCTGCGCACCAAAGACAAAGAGGTACCCCTGCCGCTTGTGCAGGCCACCCAAGGAAACAACGGGTACGACATCTCTGCCTTGCTGTCCGAGAGCGGAGACACCACCTACGACATGGGGTTCGCCAACACTGCGGCCTGCCGCTCTGCGATCACCTATATCGACGGTGACGCGGGCATCCTGCGGTATCGCGGATACCCGATCGAACAACTCGCCGAGAACTCCACGTTCATGGAGACCTCCTACCTGGTGCTGTACGGCGAACTGCCCACCGCATCCGAGTTGGAAGTCTTCGAACGCCGGATTCGTCGCTCTACCCTGCTCGATGAACGGATGCGGGACCTGTTCCGCTGCTTCCCGCGCCGCAGCCACCCGATGCCGGTGCTGTCCGCCGGGGTGATGGCGCTGTCGACCTTCCTGGCCGACACCACCTCCACCACCGACGAGGAACAGATCGACCGGGCAACCATCGCCCTCATCGCCAAACTTCCGACGCTGGCGGCCTACGGCTACAAGAACTCGATGGGGCAGCCCTTCCTCTACCCCGACAACAGCCTCGGCTACGTGGAGAACTTCCTGCGCCTGTCGTTCGGGTTCCCCACTGAGGACTACGAGCTCGACCCCAAGATCGTCAGCGCCCTGGACACACTGCTCATCCTGCACGCAGACCACGAGCAGAACTGCTCCACCTCCACGGTGCGTCTGGTCGGTTCGGCACAGGCGAACCTGTACTCCTCGGTTGCTGCCGGCATCAACGCCCTCTCCGGTCCGCTGCATGGCGGGGCCAACCAGCAGGTGGTCGAGATGTTGGGGCGGATCCGCGACAGCGGGGGAGACGTCGACCAGTTCGTTCGCGACGTCAAGGACAAGAAGTCCGGCATCAAGCTGATGGGCTTCGGTCACCGGGTCTACAAGAACTACGACCCGCGTGCTGCCATCATCAAGAAGCACGCCGACGAGATCCTGAAGAATCACGACCAGCAGGACGAACTGCTCGACATCGCGTTGTCGCTGGAGGAGTACGCCCTGAACGACGAGTACTTCAAGGAGCGCAAGCTCTACCCCAACGTCGACTTCTACACCGGCCTCATCTACCAGGCGATGGGTTTCCCGGACAACATGTTCACCGTGCTGTTCGCCCTGGGGCGGCTGCCAGGCTGGA